The following are from one region of the Mesorhizobium sp. B4-1-4 genome:
- a CDS encoding DUF3175 domain-containing protein, whose amino-acid sequence MTATKKKWSAEVTEHSNAMDLEDHIFESDDAKKIAASLKRSAEHSHRRKAEPFQSAMSMLNFYINRAGKNLPAARRQVLERAKDELRVAFGREKED is encoded by the coding sequence ATGACCGCAACCAAGAAGAAATGGTCGGCCGAAGTGACCGAGCACAGCAACGCGATGGATCTCGAGGATCACATCTTCGAATCCGACGATGCCAAGAAGATCGCTGCGTCGCTCAAGCGCTCGGCCGAACACAGTCATCGCCGCAAGGCCGAACCATTCCAGTCCGCCATGTCGATGCTGAATTTCTACATCAACCGCGCCGGCAAGAACCTGCCCGCCGCACGCAGACAAGTGCTCGAGCGCGCCAAGGACGAACTTCGCGTGGCCTTCGGCCGCGAAAAAGAGGATTAG
- a CDS encoding ABC transporter permease, giving the protein MSETTLGGIAGRMPKFIRRADPAVLTAFACIVLLLLLGSLYSRSFLSPEYLLQQLKVASFLGVIATGMMLVILLGQIDLSVPWSVAAGAMMACAAAAYGPAGVALAIPFGIFCGVLIGIVNGIGVAYLRIPSMIITLATNAVAQGLMVVYTGGFSPQDSATGAMRYLATGFTIPGVPNAVIIWALIGAAMVFVLTRTGFGRTVYGIGNRERAAYLSGVDTRRVVMIAFAVSGGLSAFGGVLLAGYASKAAQSMGDAYLLPSIAAVVLGGTSILGGRGSYLGTVAGVILITLLQSILSVMQMPEAGRQIIYGVVIVAMLLLYGRAPASR; this is encoded by the coding sequence GTGAGCGAAACGACGCTTGGCGGCATTGCCGGCCGCATGCCGAAATTCATCCGGCGCGCCGATCCGGCGGTGCTGACGGCCTTTGCCTGCATTGTGCTGCTGCTGTTGCTGGGCAGCCTCTATTCGCGCAGTTTCCTGTCGCCTGAATATCTTTTGCAGCAGCTCAAGGTGGCCTCGTTCCTGGGCGTCATCGCGACCGGCATGATGCTGGTCATCCTGCTTGGCCAGATCGACCTGTCGGTGCCATGGTCGGTGGCGGCGGGAGCGATGATGGCTTGCGCGGCCGCGGCCTACGGTCCGGCCGGCGTGGCACTGGCCATCCCGTTCGGCATCTTCTGCGGCGTGCTGATCGGCATCGTCAACGGCATCGGCGTCGCCTATCTGCGCATCCCCTCGATGATCATCACGCTCGCCACCAACGCCGTCGCGCAAGGGCTGATGGTCGTCTATACCGGCGGCTTCTCGCCACAGGACTCGGCCACGGGCGCCATGCGATATCTTGCGACAGGCTTTACCATTCCCGGCGTTCCCAACGCGGTCATCATCTGGGCGCTGATCGGTGCGGCGATGGTGTTCGTGCTGACCCGCACCGGCTTCGGCCGCACCGTCTACGGCATCGGAAACCGCGAGCGCGCGGCCTATCTCTCCGGCGTCGATACGCGGCGCGTGGTGATGATCGCCTTCGCCGTCTCCGGCGGGCTCTCCGCCTTCGGTGGCGTGCTCCTGGCCGGCTACGCGTCCAAGGCGGCACAATCGATGGGCGACGCCTACCTGCTGCCGTCGATCGCCGCCGTCGTGCTGGGCGGCACCTCGATCCTGGGCGGGCGCGGCTCCTATCTTGGCACCGTTGCCGGCGTCATCCTGATCACGCTGCTGCAATCCATCCTGTCGGTCATGCAGATGCCGGAAGCCGGACGGCAGATCATCTATGGCGTCGTCATCGTGGCCATGCTCTTGCTTTATGGCCGCGCGCCGGCAAGCCGCTGA
- a CDS encoding gluconokinase, with product MDEEAAQAPTGAPGSAPPAIVVMGVAGCGKSAVGTALAAALGAAFIEGDGLHPPENVARMARGEPLTDQLREGWLDAIGERIAASVGRGQGVVAACSALKWGYRARLRRFCPDIVFLYLEIDPATARRRVGNRKGHFMPASLVDSQFAILEPPGVEERALTLDATRPVDELVTDAVRSIRRS from the coding sequence GTGGATGAAGAGGCAGCACAGGCGCCGACGGGCGCTCCCGGCTCGGCGCCTCCGGCCATCGTGGTGATGGGCGTCGCGGGCTGCGGCAAGTCGGCCGTCGGCACCGCGCTGGCCGCTGCGCTGGGTGCGGCCTTCATCGAAGGCGACGGACTGCACCCGCCTGAGAATGTCGCCCGCATGGCACGCGGCGAGCCGCTCACCGACCAGCTGCGCGAAGGCTGGCTCGATGCGATCGGCGAGCGCATCGCGGCGTCGGTTGGCAGGGGGCAAGGCGTGGTCGCCGCCTGCTCGGCGCTGAAGTGGGGTTATCGCGCTCGCCTGCGCCGCTTTTGCCCCGACATCGTCTTCCTCTATCTGGAGATCGATCCCGCCACCGCCAGGCGGCGCGTCGGCAACCGCAAGGGCCATTTCATGCCGGCGAGCCTTGTCGACAGCCAGTTCGCCATCCTCGAACCGCCTGGGGTGGAGGAACGCGCATTGACGCTCGACGCGACGCGCCCGGTCGACGAACTCGTCACCGACGCGGTCCGTTCGATACGCCGGTCATGA
- a CDS encoding RrF2 family transcriptional regulator, with protein sequence MLTKKGKYGLKALVHLSSLPVGQLAFVNDIAVANNIPKKFLDAILGELRNAGFVQSRKGKEGGYRLARPASEIKIGHVVRVLDGPLAPIPCASRTQYQRCEDCDEATCQVRHMMLEVRQAIAEVLDNRSLAAMRDADNDDFPVELTSQI encoded by the coding sequence ATGCTGACGAAAAAGGGCAAATACGGCCTCAAGGCCCTCGTGCATCTTTCCAGCCTTCCGGTTGGCCAATTGGCCTTCGTCAACGACATTGCCGTCGCCAACAACATCCCGAAGAAATTCCTCGACGCCATCCTGGGCGAATTGCGCAATGCCGGCTTCGTCCAAAGCCGCAAGGGCAAGGAAGGCGGCTATCGCCTCGCCCGCCCCGCCTCCGAGATCAAGATCGGCCACGTCGTACGCGTGCTCGACGGGCCGCTGGCGCCGATCCCTTGCGCCAGCCGCACGCAATATCAGCGCTGCGAGGATTGCGACGAGGCCACCTGTCAGGTCCGGCACATGATGCTGGAAGTGCGCCAGGCAATCGCCGAGGTGCTGGACAATCGCAGCCTCGCCGCCATGCGCGATGCCGACAATGATGATTTTCCGGTCGAGTTGACATCCCAGATCTAG
- a CDS encoding MFS transporter, translating into MTRTDLSRPLPGIDSSYAWMRLAISMLLATIGGVGMWAVVVVLPAVQAEFGIDRAAASMPYTATMVGFAAGNVLVGRAIDRMGYWMPALLSSVALAAGFLLAALSTSILQFTLAQGVLIGVGTSAIFGPLIADISHWFNRRRGVAVTAAAAGNYLAGTIWPTIMPTLMKAEGWRFTYAAIGIVCLVTMVPLVLMLRRGAPEVAAAGSPGSRLVQPISLSPAALQVLLVVAGLGCCVAMSMPQVHIVAYCMDLGYGVAHGADMLSIMMAAGVVSRLASGFVADRIGGVKTLLIGSVLQCLSLFFYIPFDGLASLYVVSLVFGLSQGGIVPCYAIIVREYMPAREAGQRIGIVMMATIFGMAIGGWMSGWIYDLTGSYAAAFLNGIAWNLLNILAMVLVLWKAKHRTAVAV; encoded by the coding sequence TTGACCCGAACCGACTTGAGCCGGCCACTCCCCGGTATCGACAGCTCCTATGCCTGGATGCGGCTCGCCATCTCGATGCTGCTGGCGACGATCGGCGGCGTCGGCATGTGGGCCGTTGTCGTGGTGCTGCCCGCCGTGCAGGCCGAGTTCGGCATCGACCGCGCCGCGGCATCCATGCCCTACACCGCGACCATGGTCGGCTTCGCCGCCGGCAACGTGCTGGTCGGTCGGGCCATCGACCGCATGGGCTACTGGATGCCGGCACTGCTCTCGTCGGTCGCGCTCGCCGCCGGCTTCCTGCTCGCGGCGCTGTCGACATCGATCCTGCAATTCACCCTTGCCCAGGGGGTGCTGATCGGTGTCGGTACGTCAGCGATCTTCGGCCCGCTGATTGCCGACATCTCGCACTGGTTCAACCGTCGGCGCGGTGTCGCGGTGACCGCGGCCGCGGCCGGCAACTATCTTGCCGGGACGATCTGGCCGACCATCATGCCCACGCTGATGAAGGCGGAAGGCTGGCGTTTCACCTATGCGGCGATCGGTATCGTTTGCCTGGTGACCATGGTGCCACTGGTGCTGATGCTGCGGCGCGGCGCTCCGGAAGTGGCCGCCGCCGGTTCGCCAGGAAGCCGGCTGGTGCAGCCGATCTCCCTGTCGCCCGCGGCGCTGCAGGTGCTGCTGGTCGTCGCCGGCCTGGGCTGCTGCGTGGCGATGTCGATGCCGCAGGTGCACATCGTCGCCTATTGCATGGATCTCGGCTACGGCGTGGCGCACGGCGCCGACATGCTGTCGATCATGATGGCGGCGGGCGTCGTCAGCCGGCTTGCCTCGGGCTTTGTCGCCGACCGGATCGGCGGTGTGAAGACCCTGCTCATAGGCTCGGTGCTGCAGTGCCTGTCGCTGTTCTTCTACATCCCGTTCGACGGGCTCGCTTCGCTCTATGTCGTCTCTCTGGTCTTCGGCCTGTCGCAGGGTGGCATCGTGCCTTGCTACGCGATCATCGTGCGCGAATACATGCCCGCCAGGGAAGCCGGCCAGCGCATCGGCATCGTCATGATGGCGACCATCTTCGGCATGGCGATCGGCGGTTGGATGTCGGGCTGGATTTACGACCTGACCGGCTCCTACGCCGCCGCATTCCTGAACGGCATCGCCTGGAATCTGCTCAACATACTGGCCATGGTGCTGGTGCTCTGGAAGGCAAAGCACAGGACCGCCGTAGCGGTCTGA
- a CDS encoding sugar ABC transporter substrate-binding protein, whose product MIKSLVGGIVAASAFVMLNSAAMAAGPEIVSGPAAQADCFAPWSADTKFFKYPKKEGPYRIAFANGYIANTWRIQMVQTAKAYAAQPDVKAKIKEFKVVSTGEDVPAQISAINNFIDSGYDAIVTDAQNPTAFGPVIKRAKEAGIVLVAFDNILDTKDAINVNVDQKGLGELWAKWLVEKVPNGGKILEVRGVAGTSVDTDRHNGIHEVLDASGKKWAVTEVAGKWDDGVAQKVTADAIATNGPFDGITGQGGDTGIVQAMIDAKHPFVPFGGETENGFRKFCAAHSADGLKCTSAGSGPAQVAVAIKTAIAALEGEVVPQEVKLPLAVATDPDMKEGTDYFPKESDNFFVGNSFPTCGINFSAQEIMGQTKENQ is encoded by the coding sequence ATGATCAAGTCACTTGTCGGTGGCATCGTTGCCGCCAGTGCGTTCGTCATGCTCAACTCGGCCGCCATGGCCGCCGGCCCGGAGATCGTCTCCGGTCCCGCCGCCCAGGCCGACTGTTTCGCGCCGTGGAGCGCGGACACGAAATTCTTCAAATATCCGAAGAAGGAAGGGCCGTACCGCATCGCCTTCGCCAATGGCTATATCGCCAACACCTGGCGCATCCAGATGGTGCAGACGGCCAAAGCCTATGCGGCGCAGCCCGACGTCAAGGCAAAGATCAAGGAATTCAAGGTCGTGTCGACCGGAGAGGATGTGCCGGCGCAGATTTCGGCGATCAACAATTTCATCGATTCCGGCTATGATGCCATCGTCACCGACGCGCAGAACCCGACCGCTTTCGGCCCGGTCATCAAGCGCGCCAAGGAAGCCGGCATCGTGCTGGTCGCCTTCGACAACATCCTCGACACCAAGGACGCCATCAACGTCAATGTCGACCAGAAGGGCCTTGGCGAATTGTGGGCCAAATGGCTGGTCGAAAAGGTGCCGAATGGCGGCAAGATCCTGGAAGTGCGCGGGGTGGCCGGCACCTCGGTCGACACCGACCGCCACAACGGAATCCACGAAGTGCTGGATGCTTCCGGCAAGAAATGGGCCGTCACCGAAGTTGCCGGTAAATGGGATGACGGCGTGGCGCAGAAGGTGACCGCCGACGCGATCGCCACCAACGGTCCGTTCGACGGCATCACCGGCCAGGGCGGCGACACCGGCATCGTGCAGGCGATGATCGACGCCAAGCATCCATTCGTGCCGTTCGGCGGCGAGACCGAAAACGGCTTCCGCAAATTCTGCGCGGCGCATTCGGCCGACGGCTTGAAGTGCACCTCCGCCGGCTCCGGCCCGGCCCAGGTCGCCGTCGCTATCAAGACGGCCATCGCGGCACTCGAAGGCGAAGTGGTGCCGCAGGAGGTGAAGCTGCCCCTGGCTGTCGCCACGGATCCGGACATGAAGGAAGGCACGGATTACTTCCCGAAAGAGTCGGACAACTTCTTCGTCGGCAATTCCTTCCCGACCTGCGGCATCAATTTCAGCGCCCAGGAAATCATGGGGCAGACCAAGGAAAACCAGTAA
- a CDS encoding LacI family DNA-binding transcriptional regulator, with protein MALIKPRSRRGGGRPTIADVARKAGVGAITVSRALREPERVSQDLRRQIQAAVDELGYVPDPNARALASARAEVFGVLVPSLTNNVFAEVVRGIYDSLSDSPFRIQLGNTHYSGLEEERLLQVFGSQRPAALIVAGIDQTPASRKLLETAGCPVVQVMETGPDPIDMMVGFSHLDGGRTATEHLIEVGYRRIGFIGARMDPRSQRRLAGYRGAMEKAGLFDPRLVTTTPVPSRVSLGRELFRDALAKMPTLDGVFCNNDDIALGVLFECHRAAIGVPNTIGIVGFNDLDMMQVAFPSITSVRTHRYEIGRRAVAMALAAIAGNRPQERIVDLGFELKRRESTAR; from the coding sequence ATGGCCTTGATCAAGCCGCGCTCGCGCCGCGGAGGCGGCCGCCCGACCATAGCGGACGTCGCGCGCAAGGCCGGCGTCGGCGCCATCACCGTGTCGCGCGCGCTGCGCGAGCCGGAACGGGTCAGCCAAGATTTGCGCCGCCAGATCCAGGCCGCTGTCGACGAACTCGGCTATGTGCCGGATCCCAATGCGCGGGCGCTTGCTTCGGCCCGCGCCGAGGTGTTCGGCGTGCTGGTGCCGTCGCTTACCAACAATGTCTTCGCCGAGGTGGTGCGCGGCATCTATGACAGCCTGTCGGACAGCCCGTTCCGCATCCAGCTTGGCAACACGCATTATTCCGGGCTGGAGGAAGAACGGCTGCTGCAGGTGTTCGGCTCCCAGCGGCCCGCGGCGCTGATCGTGGCCGGCATCGACCAGACGCCAGCCTCGCGAAAGCTGTTAGAGACTGCCGGCTGCCCGGTGGTGCAGGTCATGGAGACCGGGCCCGATCCGATCGACATGATGGTCGGCTTCTCGCATCTCGACGGCGGCAGGACGGCGACCGAACATCTGATCGAGGTGGGGTATCGCCGCATCGGCTTCATCGGCGCGCGCATGGATCCGCGCTCGCAGCGGCGTCTGGCCGGCTACCGCGGGGCGATGGAGAAGGCCGGCCTGTTCGATCCGCGTCTGGTAACGACCACGCCGGTGCCGTCCAGAGTATCGCTTGGCCGCGAACTGTTTCGCGATGCCCTGGCCAAGATGCCGACGCTCGACGGCGTCTTCTGCAACAATGACGACATCGCACTCGGGGTGCTGTTCGAATGCCACCGCGCCGCGATCGGAGTGCCGAACACAATCGGCATCGTCGGCTTCAATGATCTTGACATGATGCAGGTGGCCTTTCCTTCGATCACCAGCGTCCGCACACATCGTTATGAAATCGGCAGGCGCGCGGTCGCCATGGCGCTGGCGGCGATCGCCGGTAACAGGCCGCAGGAGCGGATCGTCGACCTCGGCTTCGAACTGAAACGGCGCGAGAGCACGGCACGCTGA
- a CDS encoding ABC transporter permease gives MKDWRYWLAEQRGTLLALGIFIAMFVIYTSNHPAGFTSNVVQTAANKGVLLAFVAMAQTLVVITAGIDLSVGMIFLLTNCLASWLVVGTPIQTALGVLAVLAVGLLCGAINGAIVIYGRLQPIVATIATGAIYYGIGLLLRPFPGGSVNEDLADALTGRVFGVVPASLVVLLAIVLVIWGPFSRSVLGRAAYAAGSSETAAYMSGVPIRRGKFAAYTLAGLLASIGGLFLTFFTYTGEAAYASGNAYTLFSIAAVVLGGVSLFGGKGSAVGAIFGALAFRTIGDLLFVFDFDPLWQPLFQGIILLVAVSLGAFALFRVRNRLEWFL, from the coding sequence GTGAAGGATTGGCGCTACTGGCTGGCCGAGCAACGTGGAACGCTGCTGGCGCTCGGCATCTTTATTGCCATGTTCGTCATCTATACCTCGAACCATCCGGCCGGCTTCACCTCCAACGTGGTACAGACGGCGGCGAACAAGGGCGTGCTGCTTGCCTTCGTCGCCATGGCGCAGACACTGGTGGTGATCACCGCCGGCATCGACCTGTCCGTCGGCATGATTTTTCTCCTCACCAACTGCCTGGCTTCCTGGCTTGTGGTGGGCACTCCGATCCAGACGGCGCTTGGCGTGCTTGCCGTGCTAGCGGTCGGCCTTCTGTGCGGCGCGATCAACGGCGCCATCGTCATCTACGGAAGGCTGCAACCGATCGTCGCCACCATCGCCACGGGGGCGATCTATTACGGTATCGGCCTCCTGCTGCGGCCCTTTCCGGGCGGTTCGGTCAATGAGGACCTGGCCGATGCGTTGACGGGCCGCGTGTTCGGCGTTGTGCCGGCGAGCCTTGTCGTGCTCCTCGCCATCGTGCTGGTGATCTGGGGGCCGTTCAGCCGCTCGGTGCTTGGCCGCGCGGCCTACGCGGCGGGGTCGTCGGAGACTGCGGCCTATATGTCCGGCGTGCCGATCCGGCGCGGCAAGTTCGCCGCCTACACGCTGGCCGGGCTGCTGGCGTCGATCGGCGGGCTGTTCCTCACCTTCTTCACCTATACGGGCGAGGCGGCCTATGCCAGCGGCAACGCCTACACGCTGTTCTCGATCGCCGCCGTGGTGCTGGGCGGCGTCTCGCTGTTCGGCGGCAAGGGCAGTGCCGTCGGGGCCATTTTCGGCGCGCTTGCCTTCCGCACGATCGGCGATTTGTTGTTCGTCTTTGATTTCGATCCGCTCTGGCAGCCCTTGTTCCAGGGCATTATCCTGCTGGTCGCGGTCAGCCTCGGCGCCTTCGCCCTGTTTCGGGTCCGCAACCGGCTGGAGTGGTTCCTGTGA
- a CDS encoding sugar ABC transporter ATP-binding protein: MDGAAPLFRMEGISKRYGGVRALEKAELSVSTGSIHAILGENGAGKSTLIKVVAGVVAPDEGRMLLDGREVTFASPAAANQAGIVCIFQELSLIPELSVADNIVISDPPKRFGMIDRKAQRRIAEDALARAGAADIHPLALVRDLPLSRRQMVEIAKALARKPRILILDEATSALTAGDVSKIFGVLKRLRSEGLALLYISHRMNEIAELADQCTVFRNGRNVASYKAGSKSDNEVVELMIGREYSHIFPPKLPAAPASAAPRLEARKLSWTDRLDNISLSVRAGEVVGLGGLDGQGQRELLLAFFGVLRGLSGQILIDGKPVAITSPATAREDGIGMALIPEDRKTEGLMLPMTVRENLSFASLDRLSKGGIIDRAAEQRLIDDMVGLLAIKTAGLDIPVGALSGGNQQKVVIAKWLMRQPRIILLNDPTRGIDVGTKQEIYQLMRKLADAGAAILFYSTDYDELIGCCDRVLVLYDGAVKRELVGAEITERALISSALNIHGEESPVGLGAEA; this comes from the coding sequence ATGGACGGTGCGGCTCCTCTCTTTCGCATGGAAGGTATTTCCAAGCGCTATGGCGGCGTGCGCGCGTTGGAAAAGGCCGAACTTTCAGTTTCCACCGGCAGCATCCATGCCATCCTCGGTGAAAACGGTGCCGGCAAGTCGACGCTGATCAAGGTCGTGGCCGGCGTCGTGGCGCCCGACGAGGGCCGCATGCTGTTGGATGGGCGTGAGGTGACCTTCGCCTCGCCGGCGGCGGCAAACCAGGCCGGCATCGTCTGCATCTTCCAGGAGCTCTCGCTCATCCCTGAGCTCAGCGTCGCCGACAACATCGTCATTTCCGACCCGCCCAAGCGCTTCGGCATGATCGACCGCAAGGCCCAGCGCCGCATCGCCGAGGACGCGCTGGCACGGGCGGGCGCGGCCGACATCCATCCGCTGGCGCTGGTCAGGGACCTGCCGCTGTCACGCCGGCAGATGGTCGAGATCGCCAAGGCGCTGGCCAGGAAGCCGCGCATCCTGATCCTTGACGAAGCGACCTCGGCGCTGACAGCCGGGGATGTCTCGAAGATATTCGGTGTCCTGAAGCGGCTGCGTTCGGAAGGGCTGGCGCTGCTCTATATCTCGCATCGCATGAACGAGATCGCCGAACTCGCCGACCAGTGCACGGTGTTCCGCAATGGCCGTAACGTCGCCAGCTACAAGGCCGGCTCGAAGAGCGACAACGAGGTGGTCGAGCTGATGATCGGCCGCGAATACAGCCACATTTTTCCGCCCAAACTGCCGGCGGCTCCGGCCAGTGCCGCCCCTAGGCTCGAGGCGCGCAAGCTCAGTTGGACGGACCGGCTGGACAACATCTCGCTGAGCGTCAGGGCAGGAGAGGTGGTTGGGCTTGGCGGCCTCGACGGCCAGGGCCAGCGTGAATTGCTGCTCGCTTTTTTTGGCGTACTGCGCGGTCTGTCCGGTCAGATCCTGATCGACGGCAAACCCGTTGCGATCACCAGTCCCGCCACGGCGCGCGAGGACGGCATCGGCATGGCGCTCATCCCCGAAGACCGTAAGACCGAGGGCCTGATGTTGCCGATGACGGTGCGCGAGAACCTGTCTTTCGCCTCGCTCGACCGGCTGTCGAAGGGCGGCATCATCGACCGCGCCGCCGAACAGCGGCTGATAGACGATATGGTTGGCCTTCTGGCGATCAAGACCGCCGGTCTCGACATTCCGGTCGGCGCGCTGTCGGGCGGCAACCAGCAGAAGGTGGTCATCGCCAAATGGCTGATGCGCCAGCCGCGCATCATCCTGCTCAACGATCCGACGCGCGGCATAGATGTCGGCACCAAGCAGGAGATCTATCAGCTGATGCGCAAGCTGGCGGATGCCGGGGCGGCGATCCTGTTCTATTCGACAGACTATGACGAGCTGATCGGCTGCTGCGACCGGGTTCTGGTACTCTATGACGGAGCGGTCAAGCGCGAACTGGTCGGCGCCGAGATCACCGAGCGGGCGCTGATATCGAGCGCGCTCAACATCCATGGCGAGGAGAGCCCGGTGGGCCTGGGAGCGGAGGCGTGA